GAGCAGATGTCACTAGATTATTCAGTTGAACTCAAATGCTTTATTTGTATTTCCATTTTCTTCAGGCCTACTTGTCGTTTTGTAGGTTCCAAGCACTTTTATATTGTAAATAAGGGTTGAAATTTTCCAGAACTTGGAAGCATTTATATGAACTTAAATTTGCAAAATATTTTAAGTTCATGTAGTTTAAGCCCTATGCAACAAACCTTCTTGCTGGTAGCTTCAAGGACACTTCCTTTTGTGATAAACTTTGAGAAAGAGGGAGAGAACGGTATCAAAGAGAAAGCTTTAACAACAGTTTATATGAGCACGTATAGAAGAGAAAATTGCATTTGTTGATcttgattcaaatttctgccaGTAAATTTATAAATTCTATATCCTCATCCAaatatattaaaagttaaaacaggTTTGCGTATTCATCCAGCACAGATGGGCATTGCTTCTATTGTTCACCTTTATGTATATCCTGCAAAGCCTTATGAAATTATGGGAGACCTCTTTCCTGGAAGTGTTTCAGTCCTTGGAGACTATGCATCTGTTGATTGTGCTCTGGATCCTGATGAGGTGAGGGATAGTGAGCGTCCCACAAAGTTGCGTCTCCCTCAGCCGGATGTTGATGCCAAGAGTGGAATTTCCATTAGGGAAAGTGTCCGGGATGTTTTTGTTGGGGGTGGTGGATATGTAAGCCATCTTTGTAGAActaatgttttgtttttaatctCTCTGGATATTGCCTCTTTATTAGCCTAACTTACTTGAAATTTGGACTGCGTGGAGTGCTGAATCTCCTATTTGCATCCTATGCAGATAGCCAATGATGTGAAGTTCACAGTTACCCAAGCAGTGGAGCCGGTGGAGAAGGGGATAATACGTTTTAATGAGAAGTTGCATAAGATTTCAGAAAACATAAAGAGGCATGACAAAGATAAGAGAAAAGTAAAGGATGACAGTTGCCTTGCCACATCGTCATCTACTCGGAGGGTGATTCGTGGAATAGACGACCCCCTTTTAAATGGGAGCTTCAGTGATACCGGAGTCAAAAAAGGGAGGAATCACCGTCGAAAATTAGGATACACCAGTGCAGAAAGTGGGGGAGAAAGCAGCAGTGACCAAAGCTATGGTGGGTATCAGATCACGGGTCACAGGTGGGTTGGCAAAGATTAGCTTTTGTGCTAACACACAACAATTAGCAAGAAATGAAGCACTTGTGAAGCAGAAAAACGTCCTTAAGTAAGCATTGTGTCGGCATTGTCTTCTCATGGTGAAGTTGCTCAGTTCAAAATGCTGAGGGACTATTTCATTCTTCAGTGAGGTTGGAAGCTGTCTGGCCAAAGTTTTTTCTGCTGTGGATATTTTCTGCTCGAGTGCTGATATTGTTTTCCAGGTTAGCTGGTCAATTTGCATCAGTTTAATGTGGTTATGCCATTCTATGTTGTTGCATAGCCGTTCATAATACTCGAATGATCAAGTGTTCATCCCTCGAGAAATCttcacccttttctttttcaaggAGGATGAGGGAAATGTTCAGAAGTAGACTATGAGTGAATTCAATGGCTGTATACTGCAAAAACTGTTATATTTTATGGATTCAATTATTCAGAGAGTTATTTATGCAGCTTTTCATTTGGTGCTGCCtgcaagtctttttttttttatttccagcCATTCTGGTCATTCACTTGAGCACAATTGCATAGATGAACGTAAACTGATTCAGAAGGAGAAATTTCAATATGATTATCCAATATCAAAATAATCAGGAATTGCTGAAGCTGTTGATCATATAACTGCTCCAAGTTCGCCAGTAAGCAATGCGAACTTCCGGTGCTGTGACAAAATAGAAGGAACTCTGACTGCTTGAATTCTAGAGGGCCAGTTTTCAGAACATGTTTGTTGCTTAGTCTCATTTAGTATAGTTTGCAAGATTGAAGTGGATCACCATGACCAAAACTCCGGTCAGTAACACGGTGACTCTTCTTTTCACGTCGCTGGTTTTCATTTACTGTCATGAGTTCATACACCTCCACTAAAAGTGACTCCTCTTTCCACGTTGCTGGTTTTCATTGGCCGAAGGGGTCATGAGCCGGGGGAAGGTACCATTGTATGATGCTTCATTAGGTCATATCTAAGCGAAGTGGAATTTGTGACAAACTATCATGCTTCTACACTGATGTGTAACTGGCTGCACTCTACTTGAGGCTTTCAACCCGGCATGACCTTCTCTTGAAGGCCGTTATTACAGGATGCGTAGGTAGTCCTTAATGCAGCCAGGCTCGTAACATGATGGACTGACACACATCCACATGTGCAAAGATAGGCCACTTGACATGAGCCCATGCAGCTCCATTAAAAGGAGGTAATAGTGGAGGGAAAGGGTATCATTATTTTCGTGACAAAAGGACGCCAAGTAGAAGACTTTGACAACATCATGACGTGGAGAGTTATTAGTGGCTAAATAAACTTATTACTGTGTGGCTACCGCACATGATCACCTGCCCGGCTGCCCATACCGCGCCCAGTTCTCTGTCTGTCTCCACACATCCACCGCGCACCGTAAACGGAGTGCTCTGGTCGATAGCGAAACAGAGGAATTGCTCCAGGTTTCAATCGGATTTTGGGAGATTGCATTGCCATGGCTCTCAATCTTCGCAAGAAACAAACAGGTACCCTCAACTCTTCTTTGTCTGGATCTCTTATTTAATAAGCAACCTAAACACATTAAACGAAAAAAGATTTCCATTTTTATACTCATGATCCCTCAATTTGATCCTTCTTACTCTGAATTTGAGTTCGATGTGAAAATCCACGATCTGAAATGAAAACCTATGTTTTATTATCCATGTTAATTTAACCGCACCCATGATACAGATGAGAATTCGCTCTGGGCTGATGCACATACTTGTAATTGACCTCTTTGTATGTTCATTTTAATCGTATATGTAGAAATGTACGTAGCTATACTGCTATATGCTGAAAGAACTGAAATGATTGCTATGAAATGAAAGGAATCATGGGTTACTTGAGCTTTCTCCCCTTAATTTCTCTGGATCTCTTACCCAACATTGGTAATGAAGGGGAgttgaaattaaacaaagacCCATGTCCATAACATGTTCTTATTCATTAAATCTGTTTCATATTCAGACTAAAAGCATAATCTGAAATGAAAATTGCACAATCTTATAAGATCCTGTATCAGAGGAACTTGTTTTATGATAATCTGTATCTAATGCTAAAAAGAACTAGAAACTTCTGCTTTCAAATGGAAgcaatgatttttttgttgttgttgaatcTTATTTGGGTCTGATCTGTGATTGGTTGGTACAGAATGTATAACTCGAATGCTGAATCTGAACCAATCTGTAAATGCAACCGGAACTGCAAATGAAGAGGTGTACAAAATCTTGATCTATGATAGGTTTTGTCAAAATGTACTATCCCCTTTGATCCACGTCAAGGACCTGCGCAAGCATGGCGTTACTCTATATTTCCTTATT
This genomic stretch from Tripterygium wilfordii isolate XIE 37 chromosome 22, ASM1340144v1, whole genome shotgun sequence harbors:
- the LOC119991246 gene encoding protein LAZ1-like isoform X3, which produces MYCFGRYLVACLGGEERTIEFMKRQGRSKTPLIGHEKGTVKHPFPMNYILKPWKLGQWFYQVVKFGIVQYMLIKSLTAVLAVVLEASGVYCEGEFKWGCGYPYMAVVLNFSQSWALYCLVQFYTVTHDELAHINPLAKFLTFKSIVFLTWWQGVAIALLYAFDLFKSPLALGLQSKSGVQDFIVCIEMGIASIVHLYVYPAKPYEIMGDLFPGSVSVLGDYASVDCALDPDEVRDSERPTKLRLPQPDVDAKSGISIRESVRDVFVGGGGYIANDVKFTVTQAVEPVEKGIIRFNEKLHKISENIKRHDKDKRKVKDDSCLATSSSTRRVIRGIDDPLLNGSFSDTGVKKGRNHRRKLGYTSAESGGESSSDQSYGGYQITGHRWVGKD